A part of Aspergillus flavus chromosome 1, complete sequence genomic DNA contains:
- a CDS encoding phosphotransferase family protein: MASLYIPSVLRPEFTWSRPMQSAISQSTHPPSTPAWGILHKELFYLSPWYCSWFNIAFDVNILQLPFGLVLKWTDRANLEEAVAMQMARAAGMPVPKLLCCGKHPNAPYSRTFSILMTRLPGVALENSSYQLEIDAEGPWLEELKTCVHSMRSWYPPDQSPISSPIGTSIRSSRVPDHIMGPFTSEREFHDYLFSPASSHAFESHAEHEQTLVCAKKLQQRSHRIVFTHGDLKAHNIIFTTAMRFGRGSWWFQVASWIGGDQNLEELASDVALNLLTVDSYIAF, translated from the exons ATGGCTAGCCTGTATATTCCATCCGTCTTACGACCAGAGTTTACTTGGTCGCGGCCAATGCAAAGTGCAATTTCACAGAGCACCCACCCCCCCAGTACCCCGG CCTGGGGCATCCTTCACAAGGAGCTATTTTACCTATCGCCATGGTATTGCTCCTGGTTCAATATTGCATTCGATGTCAATATCTTACAATTACCCTTCGGTCTCGTTCTGAAATGGACGGATCGAGCGAACCTAGAGGAAGCTGTTGCAATGCAGATGGCGAGAGCCGCTGGTATGCCTGTCCCGAAATTATTATGTTGCGGGAAGCATCCGAATGCTCCTTATAGCCGGACTTTTTCCATTTTAATGACGAGGCTGCCCGGTGTGGCCCTCGAAAACTCAAGCTACCAGTTAGAAATAGATGCTGAGGGTCCATGGTTGGAGGAATTAAAGACATGCGTACATTCTATGCGTTCATGGTACCCACCTGACCAAAGTCCTATCTCTTCTCCAATTGGAACCTCTATACGAAGCTCACGGGTCCCTGATCACATCATGGGTCCTTTCACAAGTGAGAGGGAATTTCATGATTATCTCTTTAGTCCTGCTTCGAGCCATGCATTTGAATCGCATGCGGAACACGAGCAGACGTTGGTATGTGCCAAGAAGCTACAACAACGTTCACATCGGATTGTGTTTACCCATGGAGATCTCAAAGCCCATAATATCAtc TTTACAACGGCAATGCGTTTTGGACGGGGCAGTTGGTGGTTTCAAGTTGCTTCTTGGATTGGAGGGGATCAGAACCTTGAGGAACTGGCCTCTGATGTCGCGTTGAACCTGTTGACGGTGGATTCCTATATAGCCTTCTAA
- a CDS encoding acyl-CoA dehydrogenase/oxidase: protein MSRLCAQKTLSSRISPAVGRLLPRSPIATWTTPRSRFSTSARRPLMELTGFTEEQLTIREAISAICAKFPNTYWQECDQNERDPKDFHAALAKDGWLGIALPEELGGAGLGISEATMMMQTITQSGAGMAGAQSIHANVYATQPLAKFGTNQQLKEIIPKIINGTWRTCFGVTEPNTGLETLKLKTLATKNPEKQTYSISGQKIWITCAQVASKMILLARTTPLEEVKKSSQGLSLFCIDLDRNKSGLDMRKIKKMGGRAVDANEVFFDNYEIPESTLIGQENEGFKIILHGMNAERCLLAGEALGLGYAALERAAQYASDRVVFGRPIGQNQGIAHPLADAYMQLEAAKLATYHAARLYDASKTDDSIPFHSVGVACNSAKYLAAEAAFKACERAVLSHGGMGYAMEYDVERYLRECLVPRIAPVSREMILNYVSEKVLQLPRSY from the exons ATGTCGCGACTTTGCGCTCAGAAAACATTATCCTCCAGAATCAGTCCAGCCGTTGGGAGACTGCTGCCACGCAGCCCGATAGCAACATGGACGACACCGCGGTCGAGGTTCTCCACCTCCGCTCGGCGGCCATTGATGGAATTGACGGGGTTCACCGAGGAGCAGTTAACCATTCGCGAAGCGATTTCGGCCATTTGTGCTAAGTTTCCAAACACATATTGGCAAGAGTGTGACCAAAATGAGCGCGATCCGAAGGACTTCCACGCCGCACTGGCTAAGGACGGGTGGTTAGGGATTGCGCTACCCGAAGAGCTCGGGGGAGCTGGGCTCG GTATCTCTGAAGCaacaatgatgatgcagacCATCACGCAATCTGGTGCTGGAATGGCCGGGGCTCAATCCATCCATGCAAATGTGTATGCCACGCAACCTCTGGCAAAATTCGGTACCAACCAGCAACTCAAAGAGATTATCCCTAAGATCATCAATGGCACCTGGCGGACATGCTTTGGCGTGACAGAACCGAACACCGGTCTGGAGACGTTAAAGCTAAAGACCCTCGCCACTAAAAACCCAGAGAAGCAAACCTACTCAATCTCCGGCCAAAAGATCTGGATTACTTGTGCACAAGTTGCCTCAAAAATGATCCTCCTAGCACGAACAACGCCCCTggaagaagtaaaaaagtCGAGTCAAGGCCTGTCATTATTCTGTATTGACCTGGACCGGAATAAGTCCGGACTAGATATGCGcaaaatcaagaagatggGAGGCCGTGCAGTCGACGCCAACGAAGTGTTCTTCGACAACTACGAGATCCCTGAAAGCACCCTGATCGGTCAAGAGAACGAGGGATTCAAGATCATTCTCCATGGCATGAATGCGGAGCGATGTCTTCTGGCGGGTGAGGCGTTGGGTCTCGGATACGCTGCCTTGGAACGCGCTGCACAGTACGCAAGCGACCGGGTAGTTTTCGGGAGGCCGATCGGACAAAACCAGGGAATCGCGCATCCACTAGCGGACGCGTATATGCAGTTAGAAGCTGCTAAGCTGGCGACATACCACGCGGCGCGCTTGTACGATGCCTCCAAAACGGATGATTCAATTCCGTTCCACTCTGTAGGCGTGGCGTGTAATAGCGCCAAATATCTTGCCGCGGAAGCAGCATTCAAGGCGTGCGAACGGGCAGTTCTCAGTCATGGAGGAATGGGCTATGCGATGGAGTATGATGTGGAGAGATATCTGCGGGAGTGTCTAGTGCCTCGGATTGCACCAGTAAGCCGGGAGATGATCTTGAACTACGTGAGCGAGAAGGTGCTTCAACTTCCGCGCAGTTACTAG
- a CDS encoding putative monocarboxylate transporter — protein MDQLELVPSHPAWSYPEGGLRANLVVLGSFSSIMGGLGLMNSIGIYQAWISTHQLSHLSESQISWIFGIYNFLVFFCGIQIGPVFDAKGPRLLMLTGSILLILTLVLVGFCQEYWHFLVVIGIIGGVGTSFIFIVPVATIGHFFSVRRGGATGLAMSGGSIGGVIFPLVLEYLGPRIGFAWATRVIALITLILLIPGCLLLKARLPPKSSAATSLLPDLRILKDPALALTTLGAFFIEWGFFIPLEYITSYSLTYGISSRLAYLMVVFLNAGSFPGRWLPGILADRIGRFEMLTLTNIFCLIAVLGVWMPANGNVVATIIFSVTFGIGSGSNISLVPVCVGELCPTEQYGRFYTTVYTIVSVGALTGVPIAGEIIHRCHGEYWGLIAFAGCAYAAGLVCFVGVLVLKRKKGKSTV, from the exons ATGGACCAACTTGAGCTCGTGCCCTCCCATCCCGCCTGGTCCTACCCAGAAGGTGGGCTTCGGGCCAACCTCGTCGTCCTGGGCAGCTTCAGCTCCATCATGGGCGGCCTGGGCTTGATGAACAGTATCGGCATCTACCAGGCATGGATCTCAACGCACCAACTATCCCACCTTAGTGAAAGCCAAATTAGCTGGATCTTTGGCATATACAACTTCCTCGTCTTTTTCTGTGGCATCCAGATTGGCCCAGTCTTTGACGCCAAAGGGCCCCGTCTCCTTATGCTCACCGGCTcgatcctcctcatcctcaccctcgtCCTGGTAGGATTCTGTCAAGAATACTGGCACTTCCTAGTGGTGATCGGTATCATCGGCGGAGTCGGAACGTCATTCATTTTTATCGTTCCGGTTGCAACAATCGGCCACTTCTTCAGTGTTCGCCGAGGCGGCGCAACTGGTTTGGCCATGTCTGGTGGAAGCATCGGCGGTGTGATCTTCCCATTAGTGTTGGAGTACCTAGGCCCTCGCATCGGATTCGCTTGGGCAACACGAGTGATCGCCCTTATTACCCTTATTCTCCTAATTCCGGGATGTCTCTTACTCAAAGCTCGTCTTCCGCCGAAGTCATCTGCTGCCACCTCCCTTCTCCCCGATCTTAGAATCCTAAAGGATCCAGCCCTAGCCCTCACCACCCTCGGCGCCTTCTTCATCGAATGGGGCTTCTTCATCCCCCTCGAATACATCACCTCGTATTCCCTGACTTACGGGATCTCCAGCCGTCTAGCGTATCTGATGGTAGTCTTCCTCAACGCCGGCTCATTCCCCGGTCGCTGGTTACCGGGTATTCTGGCCGATCGAATTGGCCGGTTCGAAATGTTGACGTTGACGAATATCTTCTGTCTCATTGCGGTGTTAGGTGTTTGGATGCCGGCGAATGGAAACGTGGTTGCGACGATTATATTTTCTGTGACGTTTGGTATTGGGTCGGGGAGTAATATTAGTCTTGTTCCGGTTTGTGTTGGCGAACTGTGTCCCACGGAACAGTATGGACGGTTTTATACTACTGTTTATACGATTGTAAGCGTGGG GGCGTTGACGGGAGTTCCTATCGCGGGTGAAATTATTCATCGGTGTCATGGGGAGTACTGGGGCTTGATTGCGTTTGCTGGGTGTGCTTATGCTGCTGGCTTGGTTTGTTTTGTAGGCGTGTTAGTGTTGAAGCGGAAAAAGGGGAAGAGTACTGTGTAA